A window of the Desulfovibrio sp. UIB00 genome harbors these coding sequences:
- a CDS encoding biotin attachment protein: protein MINISALLDEIKASPYREIVISTPHTGKVTFAGIKQGDKVVGPQGQWKEKPGTLIATLERERNPKSICANEKGEISLLHTELEGTFVEAGTPLAVVRHMLTRAEVERILLKKALHLFVAPERAKYYFTPEVDKKIRAADSQSVAVREGMELLIMSRMKREVPLVYTGPAGVIYAVYFTYNENIDAGAPLIGVCPQDQLPAIQEVIMRVQTEWTEKD from the coding sequence ATGATAAACATATCTGCACTGCTGGACGAAATAAAGGCTTCGCCCTACCGCGAAATAGTCATCAGCACGCCCCACACGGGCAAGGTGACATTTGCGGGCATAAAACAGGGCGACAAGGTGGTAGGCCCGCAGGGCCAGTGGAAGGAAAAGCCCGGGACGCTCATCGCCACGCTTGAACGCGAACGCAATCCCAAATCCATCTGCGCCAACGAAAAGGGCGAGATCAGCCTTCTGCACACCGAACTTGAAGGCACATTTGTGGAGGCAGGCACCCCCCTTGCCGTGGTGCGGCACATGCTCACCCGCGCAGAGGTGGAACGCATCCTGCTCAAAAAAGCCCTGCATCTTTTTGTTGCGCCCGAGCGGGCCAAGTACTACTTCACACCTGAGGTGGACAAAAAAATCCGCGCGGCAGATTCACAGTCGGTAGCCGTGCGCGAAGGCATGGAACTGCTCATCATGTCGCGCATGAAGCGCGAGGTGCCGCTGGTCTATACGGGGCCTGCGGGCGTTATCTATGCCGTCTACTTCACCTATAACGAAAACATCGACGCCGGAGCGCCCCTCATCGGCGTATGCCCGCAGGATCAGCTTCCCGCCATTCAGGAAGTCATCATGCGCGTGCAGACCGAATGGACTGAAAAAGACTAG
- the sat gene encoding sulfate adenylyltransferase: MSKLVAPHGGKGLVCCLLEGKALDDEKKKAAGLKQIEISSRAKGDLIMMGIGGFSPLNGFMNKANWKSVCEKMTLSDGTFWPVPVTLDVPAADAKALKVGEEVALVRKGEIMATMKVEEVYEMTEADKKWECELVFKGTGPDSEKFWEVAPADHPGVKMVLAQNEFNVAGTVKVLSQGEFPEKFPGVYMTPAQLRAKMDERGWQKVAALQLRNPMHRSHEYLAKIGVEVCDGVVIHSLVGSLKPGDIPAEVRVKCIDTLVDKYFVKDFVIQAGYPLDMRYAGPREALLHATFRQNYGINNLLVGRDHAGVGDFYGMFEAQEIFRKIPVPAEAGKRLLCEPLNIDWTFYCKKCDGMASMRTCPHTKEDRVILSGTKLRKMLSEGAEVPDHFGRAEVLVILREYYASLTEKVEIKMQRAASGSTM; encoded by the coding sequence ATGTCCAAGCTGGTAGCTCCTCATGGCGGTAAGGGTCTGGTCTGTTGCCTTCTGGAAGGTAAGGCCTTGGATGACGAGAAGAAAAAAGCCGCAGGCCTGAAGCAGATCGAGATTTCTTCCCGCGCCAAGGGCGACCTGATCATGATGGGCATTGGCGGTTTCTCGCCTCTGAACGGCTTCATGAACAAGGCCAACTGGAAGAGCGTCTGCGAAAAGATGACCCTTTCTGACGGCACCTTCTGGCCCGTGCCCGTTACCCTTGATGTTCCCGCTGCTGACGCCAAGGCCCTCAAGGTCGGCGAAGAAGTGGCCCTGGTTCGCAAAGGCGAAATCATGGCTACCATGAAGGTCGAAGAAGTCTATGAAATGACCGAAGCCGACAAAAAGTGGGAATGCGAACTGGTGTTCAAGGGCACTGGCCCTGACTCCGAAAAGTTCTGGGAAGTGGCCCCCGCTGACCACCCCGGCGTGAAGATGGTTCTGGCTCAGAACGAATTCAACGTTGCCGGTACCGTTAAGGTTCTTTCGCAGGGCGAATTCCCCGAAAAGTTCCCCGGCGTGTACATGACCCCTGCTCAGCTGCGCGCCAAGATGGACGAACGCGGCTGGCAGAAGGTTGCCGCTCTTCAGCTGCGCAACCCCATGCACCGCTCGCATGAATACCTGGCCAAGATCGGCGTGGAAGTTTGCGACGGCGTGGTTATCCACTCCCTCGTGGGCTCCCTGAAGCCCGGCGACATCCCCGCCGAAGTGCGCGTGAAGTGCATCGACACCCTGGTTGACAAGTACTTCGTGAAAGACTTCGTCATTCAGGCTGGCTACCCCCTGGACATGCGTTATGCCGGTCCCCGCGAAGCCCTGCTGCACGCCACCTTCCGCCAGAACTACGGCATCAACAACTTGCTGGTTGGCCGCGACCACGCTGGCGTGGGCGACTTCTACGGCATGTTTGAAGCCCAGGAAATCTTCCGCAAGATCCCTGTGCCCGCCGAAGCAGGCAAGCGTCTGCTCTGCGAACCGCTGAACATTGACTGGACCTTCTACTGCAAAAAGTGCGACGGCATGGCCAGCATGCGCACCTGCCCCCACACCAAGGAAGATCGCGTCATCCTGTCCGGCACCAAGCTGCGCAAGATGCTCTCCGAAGGCGCGGAAGTGCCGGATCACTTTGGCCGCGCTGAAGTGCTCGTCATCCTGCGCGAATACTATGCCAGCCTGACCGAAAAAGTTGAAATCAAGATGCAGCGTGCGGCCTCCGGCTCCACCATGTAA
- a CDS encoding single-stranded DNA-binding protein: MLNKVMIIGRLGRDPELRYTQSGSPVATLNVATDESYTDRDGNKVDRTEWHRVSVFQRQAENCANFLAKGSLIYVEGSLQTRKWQDQQGQDRYTTEIKAQRVQFLDRKGGDAPREGGGGRGFEDDYGAPAASAAPRGNAPRGGQGAQGGRGGYAPQGGSRKPQPMDDDLGPAFPSEASNMDDVPF; encoded by the coding sequence ATGCTGAACAAAGTAATGATTATTGGCCGTCTGGGCCGCGACCCCGAGCTGCGGTACACCCAGAGCGGTTCGCCCGTTGCCACCCTGAATGTCGCCACTGACGAATCCTATACCGACCGTGACGGCAACAAGGTGGATCGCACTGAATGGCACCGCGTTTCTGTTTTTCAGCGCCAGGCGGAAAACTGCGCCAACTTCCTTGCCAAGGGCAGCCTGATCTACGTGGAAGGCAGCCTGCAAACCCGCAAATGGCAGGATCAGCAGGGCCAGGATCGCTATACCACCGAAATCAAGGCTCAACGCGTGCAGTTTCTTGACCGCAAGGGCGGCGATGCCCCACGTGAAGGCGGCGGTGGACGTGGGTTTGAAGACGACTACGGCGCGCCCGCTGCCTCTGCGGCTCCTCGGGGCAATGCCCCTCGCGGCGGCCAGGGTGCGCAGGGCGGACGCGGCGGCTATGCCCCCCAGGGCGGCAGCCGCAAACCGCAGCCCATGGACGATGATCTCGGCCCGGCCTTCCCTTCCGAAGCCTCCAACATGGACGATGTGCCGTTCTAG
- a CDS encoding RsbRD N-terminal domain-containing protein, whose product MKAIDVFRKHKSEMVRLWTDSVFDTYPFETTGFLRTKDDPFGNPVANMTKEAAGAVYDAVTGESVEVAQTRKAMDRFIKLRAVQKFSPSQSLAVFSLMKPLLRQHVMPELMAQDDLAAYLETESRIDSLTLLAFDMYMEDREILAESRITEIRNQHAQLARWAQQLESGAVPSGDDR is encoded by the coding sequence ATGAAAGCAATCGACGTGTTTCGTAAACACAAGAGCGAGATGGTGCGTTTATGGACAGACTCCGTATTCGACACCTATCCATTTGAAACGACAGGTTTTCTTCGCACAAAAGACGACCCCTTCGGCAATCCGGTAGCAAACATGACCAAGGAAGCCGCAGGGGCTGTGTACGATGCCGTTACCGGCGAATCCGTGGAAGTGGCCCAGACCCGCAAGGCAATGGACCGCTTTATCAAACTGCGGGCAGTGCAAAAATTCTCCCCCAGCCAGAGCCTGGCCGTGTTCAGCCTCATGAAGCCTCTTCTGCGGCAACACGTCATGCCTGAACTTATGGCCCAGGACGACCTGGCGGCCTACCTTGAGACCGAATCGCGCATCGACAGCCTGACGCTCCTGGCCTTCGACATGTATATGGAAGACCGGGAAATTCTGGCTGAGTCGCGCATTACGGAAATACGCAACCAGCACGCCCAACTGGCGCGCTGGGCGCAACAACTGGAAAGCGGAGCCGTTCCTTCTGGGGACGACCGCTGA